One Sciurus carolinensis chromosome 10, mSciCar1.2, whole genome shotgun sequence genomic window carries:
- the Ndufc1 gene encoding NADH dehydrogenase [ubiquinone] 1 subunit C1, mitochondrial, which yields MASSALLRSCSRLLAPARLPSGPSARSKFYLRDPPNDKPDWLKVGLTLGTTGFLWFYLIKQHNEDVLEYKRRNGLE from the exons ATGGCGTCGTCCGCGCTGCTGCGCTCCTGCTCGCGGCTGCTGGCCCCCGCCAGGCTCCCCAGCGGTC CTTCGGCACGGTCAAAGTTCTACCTGCGAGATCCGCCGAACGACAAACCTGACTGGCTGAAAGTTGGACTGACCTTGGGTACCACTGGCTTCCTGTGGTTTTAT CTCATCAAACAGCATAATGAAGATGTTTTAgagtataaaagaagaaatggtttGGAGTAA